A single region of the Salvia miltiorrhiza cultivar Shanhuang (shh) chromosome 8, IMPLAD_Smil_shh, whole genome shotgun sequence genome encodes:
- the LOC130998627 gene encoding protein FAR1-RELATED SEQUENCE 5-like codes for MLRADFDSNNGVFEVCHHKNEHNHQFMKQGLTHLFRSERSITAEKSKVIEKMLCSGMRPTDLYRYLAEEAGGEHLVGHTKKDHLNHVNKIKMKAIEGGDAQTLIDSLNQHGVEDEEFFFRVKLDEEGRLSNIFWRDSMMKQDFMLFGDVMVFDTTYRTNKYNLICALFVGVNNHKRNVMFACAFISNEQTKTFEWLFDVFKKSMEGRCPVTLFTDQDKAISNGIEKVFPLTRHRLCIWHLYQNAQSHLGSLKSDKTFTKMFQKCMTGCANSEEFEICWKNMISNYKLENITWFNRLYDLKEKWCNAYNKDFFSAGILSSQRSESTNSTLGFNAKKTTSLNDFYKIFKQTVDRWRSNEQTDEFRCIRGKPNSVLKIRGLLQHASEVYTFNIFRDFEIEFKESISVSFSSIYEDEQFKAYNVTDDDGMIGYTVSFSTKESFITCSCKKFEECGILCRHCLRILHNHPVDKIPECYIMKRWTKFAKKNLWDKGGFDSVNNSNNFMWRNQIMRKSYNLVLRAQDSEECRAVIENGLNSITLDLESLMITTQAVNQMEDVAVSSACADNVLDPNRSNTKGRRKRIQGHYDVGKKSNKKSTASNSKQSKEFGTKTPNPRLF; via the coding sequence ATGTTGAGAGCAGACTTTGATTCTAATAATGGTGTTTTTGAAGTATGCCACCATAAGAATGAGCACAATCATCAATTTATGAAGCAGGGTTTGACTCACTTATTCCGTTCTGAGAGATCGATAACTGCTGAGAAATCGAAGGTAATTGAAAAGATGTTGTGTTCTGGAATGAGACCAACTGACTTATATAGATACTTGGCAGAAGAAGCAGGTGGTGAACATCTTGTTGGTCATACCAAGAAAGACCACTTGAACCATGTGAATAAGATTAAAATGAAGGCAATTGAAGGAGGAGATGCACAAACATTAATTGACAGTTTAAATCAGCATGGTGTTGAAGATGAGGAGTTTTTCTTTAGAGTCAAACTAGATGAAGAAGGGAGGTTGAGTAATATATTCTGGAGAGATTCAATGATGAAGCAAGATTTCATGTTATTTGGGGATGTAATGGTATTTGACACTACGTATAGGACCAATAAGTACAATCTTATCTGTGCGCTTTTTGTTGGAGTAAACAACCATAAGAGAAATGTCATGTTTGCTTGTGCTTTCATCTCAAATGAGCAAACAAAAACATTTGAGTGGTTATTTGATGTTTTCAAGAAATCTATGGAGGGTAGATGTCCTGTGACATTGTTTACCGATCAAGATAAGGCAATATCAAATGGAATTGAGAAAGTATTTCCCCTGACAAGGCATAGGTTATGCATATGGCATTTATACCAGAATGCACAGAGTCACCTAGGGAGTTTGAAGTCTGATAAAACCTTCACTAAAATGTTTCAAAAGTGCATGACAGGATGTGCAAATAGTGAAGAGTTTGAAATCTGTTGGAAGAACATGATTTCAAACTATAAACTTGAAAATATAACTTGGTTCAACAGATTGTATGACTTGAAGGAAAAGTGGTGCAATGCTTACAACAAAGACTTCTTCTCAGCTGGAATTTTGTCATCACAAAGAAGTGAGAGCACAAATAGTACACTTGGCTTCAACGCAAAGAAAACAACAAGTTTGaatgatttttataaaatattcaagCAAACAGTTGACAGATGGAGAAGCAATGAACAAACCGATGAATTCAGATGCATAAGAGGCAAGCCTAACTCTGTTTTGAAGATAAGAGGACTTCTACAGCATGCATCTGAGGTATATACCTTCAACATTTTCAGAgattttgaaattgaattcAAGGAGTCTATATCTGTCTCTTTTTCATCTATATATGAAGATGAGCAATTCAAAGCATATAATGTCACTGATGATGATGGGATGATAGGATATACAGTGTCATTTTCCACAAAAGAAAGTTTCATTACTTGTTCATGCAAAAAGTTTGAGGAATGTGGTATTCTTTGTCGTCATTGTTTGAGGATATTGCATAACCATCCGGTAGATAAAATACCAGAATGTTACATTATGAAAAGATGGACAAAGTTTGCAAAAAAGAATTTGTGGGATAAAGGAGGATTTGATTCTGTCAACAACAGTAACAATTTCATGTGGAGAaatcaaataatgagaaaatcATACAATCTTGTTCTAAGAGCACAAGATAGTGAAGAGTGCAGGGCAGTTATAGAGAATGGATTGAACAGTATAACATTGGATCTTGAATCATTGATGATTACAACACAAGCTGTGAATCAAATGGAAGATGTTGCAGTATCCAGTGCTTGTGCTGATAATGTATTGGATCCTAATCGTTCTAACACAaagggaagaagaaagagaataCAAGGTCATTATGATGTTGGAAAGAAGAGTAATAAGAAATCTACTGCATCAAATTCAAAACAATCAAAGGAATTTGGTACAAAGACACCTAACCCCAGATTATTTTAG